The following proteins are co-located in the Noviherbaspirillum sp. UKPF54 genome:
- a CDS encoding alpha/beta fold hydrolase: MPIIATNGINLAYDVQGDPAGEPILLIAGLGLQLISWPDAFCQGLAAQGFRVIRFDNRDCGLSTKMDQFGKPHLPTAFFHSLFHLPLLSGYTLYDMAKDAVGLLDELGIGKAHIVGASMGGMIAQIIAATSPHRTLTLTSIMSTSGRPGLPGPTLAAHNALFSSPDNPRDIDSVIGYFVKMFQVIGSPRYPTPEAELRRRVVQSVRRNVCPAGSARQIMAVAASGDRVALLRTIKAQSLIIHGSDDPLVPIACGRDTARWIPNATMHEIEGMGHDFPPALETALSDVIGKHCRRGNELEARCA; this comes from the coding sequence TTGCCTATTATCGCTACCAACGGCATCAACCTGGCCTACGACGTGCAAGGCGACCCGGCAGGTGAGCCGATCCTGCTGATCGCCGGCCTTGGCCTCCAACTCATATCCTGGCCGGACGCATTTTGCCAAGGCCTCGCCGCGCAAGGTTTTCGCGTCATCCGCTTCGATAACCGTGACTGCGGGCTGTCGACCAAGATGGACCAGTTCGGCAAGCCGCATCTGCCGACAGCTTTTTTTCACTCGCTGTTTCATCTGCCGCTGCTGAGCGGCTACACGCTCTATGACATGGCGAAGGATGCAGTCGGCCTGCTCGATGAACTGGGCATCGGCAAGGCGCACATTGTCGGCGCCTCGATGGGCGGGATGATCGCGCAAATCATCGCTGCCACCTCCCCGCACCGCACGTTGACGCTGACTTCGATCATGTCGACCAGCGGCCGTCCGGGGTTGCCCGGTCCGACGCTGGCGGCACATAACGCCCTGTTTTCGTCGCCCGACAATCCGCGCGATATCGACAGCGTGATCGGCTATTTCGTAAAGATGTTCCAGGTGATCGGCAGCCCGCGCTATCCGACGCCCGAGGCGGAGCTGCGCAGGCGTGTTGTGCAAAGCGTGCGCCGCAATGTGTGTCCTGCCGGGAGCGCGCGCCAGATCATGGCCGTGGCGGCCTCGGGCGACCGGGTCGCCCTGCTGCGCACGATCAAGGCGCAGTCCCTGATCATTCACGGCAGCGACGACCCTCTGGTGCCGATTGCCTGCGGCCGCGACACCGCGCGCTGGATACCGAATGCCACAATGCACGAAATTGAAGGCATGGGGCACGATTTCCCGCCCGCGCTCGAAACGGCGCTGTCGGATGTGATCGGCAAGCATTGCCGGCGCGGCAACGAGCTGGAAGCGCGGTGCGCGTGA
- the queD gene encoding 6-carboxytetrahydropterin synthase QueD, giving the protein MLTITRKLEFDAGHRIPDHKSQCRNLHGHRYTLEITLIGAVITEEGSSDNGMIMDFSDVKSLAKQHLVDVWDHAFLVYEKDTALREFLDSLPGHKTVVIGSIPTVENLAQTAFNILKAAYQDRYGTGLRLHKLVLHETPNCWAEITAD; this is encoded by the coding sequence ATGCTGACCATTACCCGCAAGCTGGAATTCGATGCCGGCCATCGTATTCCCGACCACAAGAGCCAGTGCCGCAACCTGCATGGGCATCGCTATACCCTTGAAATCACGCTGATTGGCGCGGTGATCACGGAAGAGGGCAGTTCCGACAACGGCATGATCATGGATTTTTCCGATGTGAAGTCGCTGGCCAAGCAGCATCTGGTCGATGTCTGGGACCACGCCTTCCTGGTGTACGAAAAGGATACTGCGCTGCGCGAATTCCTCGACAGCCTTCCTGGTCACAAGACCGTGGTCATCGGCAGCATCCCGACCGTCGAGAACCTGGCGCAGACGGCATTCAACATCCTGAAAGCGGCCTACCAGGACCGTTACGGCACCGGCCTGCGCCTGCACAAGCTGGTGCTGCACGAGACACCCAACTGCTGGGCCGAAATCACGGCCGACTGA
- the tadA gene encoding tRNA adenosine(34) deaminase TadA → MRDAIYMQQAISQAHNAWALGEVPVGAVVVRDGEVIATGFNQPIGTHDPTAHAEIMALRAAAAILGNYRLPGCELYVTLEPCAMCSGAMMHARLSRVVFGAPDPKTGACGSIVNLFEQEKLNHHAEVVGGVLADQCGALLKDFFAERRRAAQRATGLVPDAGLV, encoded by the coding sequence ATGCGCGACGCGATCTACATGCAGCAGGCGATTTCGCAGGCCCACAATGCGTGGGCACTGGGCGAGGTCCCGGTGGGCGCGGTCGTGGTCAGGGACGGCGAAGTCATCGCCACCGGCTTCAATCAGCCGATAGGCACCCATGATCCGACGGCGCATGCCGAAATCATGGCCTTGCGCGCTGCGGCCGCTATCCTGGGCAACTATCGCCTACCGGGCTGCGAACTGTATGTCACGCTTGAACCATGCGCGATGTGTTCCGGTGCAATGATGCATGCGCGGCTGTCGCGCGTGGTGTTCGGCGCGCCTGATCCAAAGACGGGCGCCTGCGGTTCCATCGTGAATCTGTTCGAGCAGGAAAAACTGAATCACCATGCCGAAGTGGTCGGCGGCGTGCTCGCGGATCAATGCGGGGCCTTGCTCAAGGACTTCTTCGCCGAGCGGCGGCGCGCGGCGCAGCGCGCAACGGGCCTGGTTCCGGATGCCGGCCTCGTTTGA